A single genomic interval of Flavihumibacter rivuli harbors:
- a CDS encoding GNAT family N-acetyltransferase produces MKDPLAIKIEIAKEQHLDALRNLFLETRQQTFTWADPTQYTLPDFDQETEGEYILVAMADDKIIGFISVWLPDRFIHHLYVAREYHHHGVGTALLNAAIDHTGYPIGLKCLVKNEAALEFYQRKGFSARSRGGSEGEAFVYLVLEE; encoded by the coding sequence ATGAAAGATCCATTAGCCATTAAAATTGAAATAGCCAAGGAACAACACCTGGATGCATTACGGAACCTCTTCCTGGAAACAAGGCAGCAGACCTTTACCTGGGCAGATCCTACGCAGTATACTTTGCCAGACTTTGATCAAGAGACAGAAGGGGAATATATCCTGGTGGCCATGGCAGATGATAAAATTATTGGCTTTATTTCAGTCTGGCTGCCTGACCGATTTATCCATCACTTGTATGTAGCCAGGGAATACCACCATCACGGTGTGGGCACAGCATTACTGAATGCGGCTATTGACCATACCGGTTACCCTATCGGGCTCAAATGCCTGGTAAAGAACGAGGCTGCGCTGGAGTTTTATCAAAGAAAAGGATTCTCAGCAAGATCCAGGGGTGGGTCAGAAGGGGAAGCATTTGTTTACCTGGTATTGGAGGAATAG
- a CDS encoding DapH/DapD/GlmU-related protein, whose translation MLKGGIIRNDDPRMPALWEQVSRTLALVPQLNNSTGIKQTRDLLGTITGTPIDPSTVVFVPFYTNFGRQIRLGKRVFINHACTFLDLGGITIEDDVQIGPKVNLITENHPVDPSRRKDLDLQSVRICRNAWIGAGASILPGVTIGENSIVAAGAVVNKDVPANTIVGGIPAKVIKSIG comes from the coding sequence ATGCTTAAAGGCGGTATCATCCGCAATGATGATCCGCGTATGCCCGCATTATGGGAGCAGGTCTCGCGGACACTGGCATTAGTGCCGCAGCTGAACAATTCTACCGGTATTAAGCAAACGCGGGATTTACTGGGAACGATAACCGGAACCCCCATTGACCCGAGTACGGTGGTCTTTGTGCCCTTCTACACCAATTTTGGCCGTCAAATCAGGTTGGGTAAGCGGGTATTCATCAACCATGCCTGTACCTTCCTCGACCTGGGTGGCATCACCATTGAAGACGATGTGCAGATCGGTCCGAAGGTCAACCTCATTACCGAAAACCATCCTGTTGATCCCAGCAGGCGGAAGGACCTCGATCTTCAATCCGTTCGTATCTGCAGGAATGCCTGGATCGGCGCTGGTGCAAGTATCCTGCCCGGTGTGACCATCGGTGAAAATTCGATCGTCGCAGCAGGCGCGGTGGTGAACAAGGATGTTCCCGCCAATACCATCGTGGGTGGTATCCCGGCGAAGGTGATTAAGTCGATTGGATGA
- a CDS encoding DUF695 domain-containing protein, which yields MNFLKNLFRKKQAPIRSNQEFWSWFLDNQQSFYHIIKSGKDPETGFFDQLSQKLDELKPDIYFLAGMLDKERAELILTPEGVIKDIAFIEELVADAPELPNWKFTALKPAMDIANVRIDMNGYTYDHSNLSFYAIDHPDYPDEVDIVMVYDQYSKEDESTITHGIYLFLDNYLGELNAVTEIDNLKVMGRETAEKELIPVSKLKDYLNWREKEFVEKYEGVRHNTENDSYSTLEGTYQNGWTMIAVVNSSLMEWDSKASHPWMLIVEINYNGDDNNGLPDKSTYELLNQFEEEMMEELRDYQGYLNLGRQTGNNKRTIYMACKEFRKPSTVLHRLVKKYEGALDLSFSIHKDKYWQTVENFRQG from the coding sequence ATGAATTTCCTCAAGAACCTTTTCCGTAAAAAACAAGCCCCCATCAGGTCCAACCAGGAGTTCTGGTCCTGGTTCCTCGACAACCAGCAATCTTTTTACCATATCATCAAATCCGGCAAGGATCCCGAGACCGGCTTCTTCGACCAACTCAGCCAGAAACTCGATGAGCTCAAGCCCGATATCTATTTCCTGGCAGGGATGCTGGACAAGGAAAGGGCGGAACTGATCCTCACCCCCGAAGGGGTGATCAAGGATATCGCCTTTATTGAAGAGTTGGTTGCCGATGCACCGGAACTGCCCAACTGGAAATTCACCGCGCTGAAGCCGGCCATGGATATTGCCAATGTAAGGATCGACATGAATGGCTATACCTATGACCACAGTAACCTTTCCTTCTACGCCATCGACCATCCCGACTATCCGGATGAAGTGGATATCGTGATGGTCTACGACCAGTACAGTAAAGAAGACGAATCCACCATCACCCATGGCATCTACCTTTTCCTCGACAACTACCTGGGGGAACTGAATGCCGTTACGGAAATTGATAACCTGAAGGTTATGGGCAGGGAGACCGCGGAAAAGGAATTGATCCCCGTGAGCAAGCTCAAGGACTACCTCAACTGGCGGGAGAAGGAATTCGTGGAGAAATACGAAGGGGTAAGGCACAACACCGAAAACGATAGCTATTCCACCCTTGAAGGGACCTACCAGAATGGCTGGACCATGATCGCTGTGGTCAATTCAAGCCTCATGGAATGGGATAGCAAGGCTTCCCATCCCTGGATGCTGATAGTGGAGATCAATTACAATGGTGATGATAACAACGGCCTGCCGGATAAGTCAACCTATGAACTCCTTAACCAATTCGAAGAGGAAATGATGGAGGAACTCCGCGATTACCAGGGCTACCTCAACCTGGGAAGGCAAACGGGTAACAACAAACGCACCATCTACATGGCCTGCAAGGAGTTTCGCAAGCCTTCCACCGTGCTGCACCGGCTGGTTAAAAAATATGAGGGCGCACTGGATCTTTCCTTCTCCATCCACAAGGACAAGTACTGGCAAACCGTTGAAAATTTCCGTCAGGGCTGA
- a CDS encoding Crp/Fnr family transcriptional regulator, protein MKMPDPSLIYKAYKEHIRSYASFRDETWELIENILTVKACKKGEYIVEEGKICRHIDFIYKGSFRAFSNKDGEDITTGIYLEGICLTNMKSLTTVTPSHTYLQALEDSITARLYKDSLIGIYEKSTELQAVGRAILEGMIVEENEWKEMYTLYDPEERYKFLLQKSPEIIQRVSLQYVASFLGIRRETLSRIRNRSSR, encoded by the coding sequence ATGAAAATGCCTGATCCTTCGCTCATCTACAAAGCATATAAGGAACATATCCGTTCCTATGCTTCCTTCAGGGATGAAACATGGGAACTGATAGAAAATATCCTGACGGTGAAGGCATGCAAGAAAGGCGAATACATCGTTGAAGAAGGCAAGATCTGCCGGCATATAGATTTCATCTACAAAGGTTCCTTCAGGGCTTTTTCCAACAAGGACGGGGAAGATATCACAACAGGCATTTACCTCGAAGGCATCTGCCTCACCAATATGAAAAGCCTTACTACCGTCACGCCGTCCCATACCTATTTACAGGCCCTGGAAGATTCCATTACTGCAAGGCTATACAAGGACAGCCTTATCGGCATTTATGAAAAATCCACAGAACTACAGGCGGTAGGCCGTGCCATTCTGGAAGGCATGATAGTGGAAGAGAATGAATGGAAAGAAATGTATACGCTCTACGATCCGGAGGAGCGCTACAAATTCCTGCTGCAAAAATCACCAGAGATCATTCAACGTGTTTCACTCCAGTATGTCGCGTCCTTCCTCGGGATACGAAGGGAAACACTCAGCAGGATCCGCAACCGCAGCTCCCGCTGA
- a CDS encoding DUF4864 domain-containing protein gives MKRILLPVLMMVTALTINAQNKNEMDNQKIETLITAYAAALDNSNTEAAEKFLDPEFRVVLHNYNNSGTTTILPKAQYLEMIRNGKAGGNKRTVSFSLIDVHGNAAIVKVKLEGEKTVFTNYYSLIKKQDDWMIVNDIPQIVSKSPN, from the coding sequence ATGAAAAGGATTCTATTACCGGTATTAATGATGGTCACAGCACTCACCATTAATGCGCAAAACAAAAACGAAATGGACAATCAAAAAATCGAAACGCTTATCACAGCGTATGCCGCAGCTCTTGACAACAGCAATACCGAAGCTGCCGAAAAATTCCTGGATCCTGAATTCAGGGTGGTCCTTCACAATTACAACAACAGTGGGACCACTACCATCCTTCCCAAAGCCCAATACCTGGAAATGATCAGGAACGGTAAGGCAGGCGGGAACAAAAGAACGGTTTCCTTCTCGCTGATCGACGTCCATGGGAACGCCGCTATCGTCAAAGTGAAACTGGAAGGGGAAAAGACCGTCTTCACCAACTATTACAGTCTCATCAAAAAGCAGGATGACTGGATGATCGTCAATGATATTCCCCAAATAGTAAGCAAATCCCCAAACTAA
- a CDS encoding DUF418 domain-containing protein: MEANPIPSQQRADILDVLRGFALFGVLMDNLFGFTGWGFLTDTDRQSLPTWPADGALALLEFTFINGKFFSLFSLLFGIGFAIQFLGNEKKGLDAHRIFYRRLFILLIIGILHLRFLWDGDILTLYAVLGFFLPLFRNWPDRKLLILSAALVLSPIIFDIFSIAFHYKNGAYFEMLAREVDKRTGLPTTDAYAKYLYNDGAGWAEWSNWKASGYLYRIAYLLDTNRLPKVFGMFILGFYAGRKMIHLHLESYTRIFRLLRKWGLIIGIPAAFCCTYFEIFQPHIPNPVGLAHTVFFALSVVPLCLAYTSIVCLHWIKHKDTSILRFLAPMGRMALTNYLMQTVLGISIFYGVGLGLGGNIGPSLYLPIGLLIYLFQVIFSNWWFSRFNFGPMEWIWRQLTYGKKIPLRKAVSF; the protein is encoded by the coding sequence ATGGAAGCCAATCCCATTCCCTCCCAGCAAAGAGCGGATATCCTGGATGTCCTCAGGGGCTTTGCGCTCTTCGGGGTTTTGATGGACAATCTATTCGGTTTTACCGGTTGGGGCTTCCTGACCGATACCGACCGTCAATCGCTTCCCACCTGGCCGGCCGATGGGGCATTGGCCTTACTGGAGTTCACCTTTATCAACGGGAAATTCTTCAGCCTTTTCTCCTTGTTGTTCGGGATTGGTTTCGCGATCCAGTTCCTGGGCAATGAAAAGAAGGGACTTGATGCACATCGCATTTTCTACCGCAGGTTATTCATTCTGCTGATCATCGGCATCCTGCATTTACGATTCCTTTGGGACGGCGATATCCTTACCTTGTACGCAGTGCTGGGATTCTTCTTACCACTGTTCCGCAACTGGCCCGATAGGAAACTGCTGATCCTGTCCGCAGCGCTGGTCCTATCGCCCATCATTTTCGATATTTTTAGCATTGCCTTTCACTACAAGAACGGAGCATATTTCGAGATGCTGGCAAGGGAAGTGGACAAGCGAACCGGGCTGCCAACAACAGATGCTTATGCCAAATACCTCTACAACGACGGTGCAGGATGGGCAGAATGGAGCAACTGGAAAGCTTCGGGCTATTTGTACCGGATTGCCTACCTGCTGGACACCAACCGCCTACCCAAGGTATTCGGCATGTTCATCCTCGGTTTCTATGCCGGAAGGAAAATGATCCACCTGCATTTGGAAAGCTATACCAGGATATTCAGGCTCCTGCGCAAATGGGGACTGATCATAGGCATACCAGCGGCGTTCTGCTGTACCTATTTTGAGATCTTCCAACCACATATTCCCAATCCGGTTGGACTGGCACATACTGTCTTTTTTGCCCTGAGCGTTGTCCCGCTCTGTCTTGCCTATACCTCCATTGTCTGCCTGCATTGGATCAAACACAAGGATACCAGTATCCTGCGTTTCCTCGCCCCCATGGGCAGGATGGCCCTCACGAATTACCTCATGCAAACGGTCCTGGGGATTTCCATTTTCTATGGCGTTGGTTTAGGACTGGGCGGGAATATTGGTCCATCCCTTTACCTCCCGATAGGATTACTGATCTATCTCTTCCAGGTCATCTTCAGCAACTGGTGGTTCAGCCGTTTCAATTTCGGTCCCATGGAATGGATCTGGCGACAACTGACCTATGGGAAAAAGATTCCCTTGCGTAAGGCAGTGAGTTTTTGA
- a CDS encoding WG repeat-containing protein: MMKALRPGIRLCLLFLHVLILSPVLTTAQEYDLDDLPEDDYDFSGPFYSLATQKGYDYFGPPQMFKLRIRHQGKYAFMDREGKIIGSFYDFVLDYKGNVAAVNRNKKWGFINENGEELVQPRYDLTDDFYDGRARVYLNGKFGYINREGNEISPLQYDYAGNFSNGFAWAKKKEEWVLLNRQGKEVKSFDLDGVQAFQKGVAVVYKKSRQGLIDTTGKAITRIKYQTIYPFRDNNLALVELDKGEWGFIDKTGHELIRPIYEDAYMFSGGLARVKKDGKWGFIDSTGKMLIQPQYDHAFDFDPKSGKAIVASNMEYFFIDRSGQPVSNFRWSVKKDEQGKPVYSLPAFSKGMAIVASSASLYIIDDAGKYRKPLPYAFASSFSNGRAMVSDGNKYGFIDGNGELVIPMKYNDAEQFYNYVAFVKEGSVYKMIDQTGKELGRFDPTIESSTHIYRDNRILVKSGGKWGYIDISGQKVIPCKYDYAANFSEGLAIVKQDGKYGYIDPSGKMVIPPVFSEANSFHNGFAAVRLATGWGMIDKTGVLRIPAQFRSAGNFSNGIVEMVTASDKAGFYTLKSRLTERGLPVLEEE, from the coding sequence ATGATGAAAGCGCTCCGCCCTGGCATTCGCCTATGCCTGCTATTCCTGCATGTCCTGATCCTTTCTCCTGTCCTAACTACAGCACAGGAATATGATCTGGATGATTTACCAGAAGATGACTATGATTTTTCCGGGCCATTTTATTCCCTTGCTACCCAAAAAGGCTATGACTATTTCGGTCCGCCTCAAATGTTCAAGCTCCGGATCCGTCACCAGGGCAAATATGCTTTTATGGATAGGGAGGGCAAGATCATTGGAAGCTTTTACGACTTCGTATTGGATTACAAGGGCAATGTGGCGGCGGTCAACAGGAATAAAAAATGGGGCTTCATCAACGAGAATGGGGAAGAACTGGTGCAACCCCGTTATGATTTGACCGATGATTTCTACGATGGCAGGGCAAGGGTTTACCTGAATGGGAAGTTTGGCTATATCAACCGTGAGGGGAATGAGATCTCCCCTTTACAATATGACTATGCCGGTAATTTCAGTAATGGGTTTGCCTGGGCCAAAAAGAAAGAAGAATGGGTCTTGCTCAACAGGCAGGGAAAGGAAGTGAAGTCCTTCGATCTCGATGGGGTGCAGGCTTTCCAGAAAGGAGTGGCTGTCGTTTACAAAAAATCCAGGCAAGGACTTATAGATACCACAGGAAAGGCCATAACCAGGATCAAGTACCAAACCATCTATCCATTCAGGGACAATAACCTGGCATTGGTAGAACTGGACAAAGGTGAATGGGGCTTTATTGATAAAACCGGCCATGAACTGATCCGCCCTATTTATGAAGATGCCTACATGTTTTCCGGGGGATTGGCAAGGGTCAAAAAAGATGGCAAATGGGGGTTCATTGATTCTACGGGTAAGATGCTCATCCAGCCACAGTACGATCACGCCTTTGATTTCGATCCCAAATCGGGAAAGGCCATAGTTGCCAGTAATATGGAATACTTTTTCATTGACCGATCCGGTCAACCCGTATCCAATTTCAGGTGGAGTGTAAAAAAGGATGAACAGGGAAAGCCTGTCTATTCCCTTCCTGCATTTTCAAAAGGTATGGCCATTGTAGCCAGTAGTGCTTCCCTCTATATTATTGATGATGCGGGCAAATACAGGAAACCACTACCCTATGCCTTTGCCAGCAGTTTCAGCAATGGTCGGGCAATGGTCAGTGATGGCAACAAATATGGCTTCATCGATGGGAACGGGGAGCTGGTGATCCCCATGAAATACAACGATGCAGAGCAGTTTTATAATTATGTGGCATTTGTAAAAGAAGGTTCTGTTTACAAAATGATCGACCAGACCGGCAAGGAATTGGGAAGGTTCGACCCGACCATTGAGAGTTCTACCCATATCTACAGGGACAACAGGATCCTGGTAAAATCAGGAGGCAAATGGGGCTATATTGATATCAGTGGGCAAAAGGTCATTCCCTGCAAATATGACTACGCTGCCAACTTTTCTGAAGGATTGGCTATCGTAAAACAGGATGGGAAATATGGCTATATCGATCCTTCCGGGAAGATGGTGATCCCGCCTGTGTTTAGCGAAGCCAACTCTTTTCACAATGGCTTTGCAGCAGTTCGATTGGCAACAGGCTGGGGAATGATTGACAAAACCGGCGTATTAAGGATCCCGGCGCAGTTCCGGTCGGCTGGTAATTTTAGCAATGGTATCGTAGAAATGGTCACGGCATCCGACAAGGCCGGATTCTATACCCTGAAAAGCCGTCTTACCGAACGCGGACTACCGGTTCTTGAAGAGGAATAA
- a CDS encoding helix-turn-helix domain-containing protein: protein MPIVVNLDVMMAKRKMSLNELSEKVGLTLANLSILKTGKAKAIRFSTLEAICKALNCQPADILEYVEDEQKR, encoded by the coding sequence ATGCCCATAGTTGTGAACCTCGATGTGATGATGGCGAAAAGGAAGATGTCGTTGAATGAATTGTCGGAGAAAGTGGGACTGACCCTGGCCAACCTTTCCATCCTGAAGACAGGGAAGGCGAAGGCCATTCGCTTCAGTACATTGGAAGCGATCTGTAAGGCACTGAACTGCCAGCCTGCGGATATATTGGAATATGTGGAAGATGAGCAGAAGAGATGA
- a CDS encoding DUF2975 domain-containing protein has product MKTSTKQVLTLMKVLSWVAFIGFCIKTGSLLVSFAVSQWVNPVAARDLYLGLDLSALRAMSEVQYIAMVATVVLLTALQAWMLYQVINVFLKVDLDHPFGEPLARLVARISYVAMAIGVLSLLATRYNESLVQKGIPSPGLDAFIGSGGVFLVFGGILFVITLVIRRGMEIQMENDLTV; this is encoded by the coding sequence ATGAAAACAAGTACGAAACAGGTATTGACCCTGATGAAGGTATTGTCATGGGTAGCCTTTATTGGTTTCTGTATTAAAACGGGTTCCTTATTGGTATCCTTTGCCGTGAGCCAGTGGGTGAACCCGGTTGCGGCCCGCGACCTCTACCTCGGGCTTGACCTTTCCGCCCTGAGGGCCATGAGTGAGGTCCAGTATATTGCCATGGTGGCAACGGTAGTACTCCTCACTGCCCTGCAGGCCTGGATGCTTTACCAGGTGATCAATGTCTTCCTCAAGGTCGACCTCGACCATCCTTTCGGGGAGCCATTGGCCAGGCTGGTGGCACGGATCAGCTATGTTGCCATGGCGATCGGGGTATTGTCATTATTGGCTACCAGGTACAATGAGTCCCTGGTGCAAAAAGGAATACCATCTCCCGGACTGGATGCCTTCATTGGATCGGGTGGCGTATTCCTGGTCTTCGGTGGAATCCTCTTTGTCATTACCCTGGTGATCAGGAGGGGAATGGAAATTCAAATGGAAAACGACCTAACCGTATAA
- a CDS encoding helix-turn-helix domain-containing protein, whose translation MHSFEAVLPRKIPTTVLERFFIAKGNLPPGMVLEDKPMPSIMQSLIIDFGGTPQTAILPNGKLFNCEGDLIMGQFSKRYSSTISGTINAIGIQMAPTGIYRLFRQPMTQFANSISYLKDYAVWHASLRRDLEKVDTNEDRISILEHYLQENLWMEATDSLTAIEEAARLIRNEHATITLPRICKSIGMSDRSLQRYFTAYIGVNPKAFMRIARINAVTKLIEQDKPMSWQDILNETGYFDPAHFTKDFKSITGKTPSDYYKGKTDYEKFFYGT comes from the coding sequence ATGCATTCATTTGAAGCAGTACTACCAAGGAAAATCCCCACTACAGTACTGGAACGTTTTTTCATTGCAAAGGGCAACCTGCCACCGGGCATGGTGCTCGAGGACAAGCCCATGCCCTCCATCATGCAATCCCTGATCATTGATTTCGGGGGCACACCGCAAACGGCCATCCTCCCGAATGGAAAACTATTCAACTGCGAAGGCGACCTGATCATGGGGCAGTTCTCCAAACGCTACTCCTCCACCATCTCCGGCACCATCAATGCCATAGGCATCCAGATGGCCCCGACCGGTATCTACCGGCTCTTCCGCCAACCCATGACCCAATTCGCCAATTCCATCTCGTATTTGAAAGACTATGCCGTTTGGCATGCTTCCCTGCGCCGCGACCTGGAAAAGGTCGATACCAATGAAGACAGGATCAGTATCCTGGAGCACTACCTGCAGGAAAACTTGTGGATGGAAGCGACCGACTCCTTAACTGCCATAGAAGAAGCTGCCCGCCTGATCAGGAATGAACATGCCACCATTACCCTTCCCCGCATCTGCAAGAGCATCGGCATGTCGGACCGAAGCCTGCAGCGTTACTTCACGGCCTACATCGGTGTAAACCCCAAAGCCTTCATGCGCATCGCCCGCATCAATGCCGTTACCAAACTCATTGAGCAAGATAAACCCATGAGCTGGCAGGATATCCTGAATGAGACAGGCTATTTTGATCCGGCACACTTTACCAAAGACTTCAAAAGCATCACCGGCAAAACCCCTTCCGATTATTACAAAGGGAAAACCGATTATGAGAAGTTCTTTTACGGGACCTGA
- a CDS encoding serine hydrolase domain-containing protein, with translation MKPFLCFLALLCAYVSNYAQITKDNVDSLVKAAVDSVRIAGATVLVAKGDEIIHHKGYGYAHIGFKVPATTDTRYFIVGPNGTLLAGIVMHYVEQKKFSLDDKVLRYLPKLPSAYEAITIRHLLTCTSGIPDYHYLGDRYDGSLGQPHTTDEVMARFIDLPLSHPPGTRFEWSISNFLILTMLLEEVAGKPYRDILKEFIAPLKINSTAVIDPVKSIDHFAPGYMYQLERQELYPAYQSVLNYDPSLRIYSTAGDWFEMWKGLKNARLISKESFALMTSKEEAKRNKNIRFGYLILLSEFSGKDIYHFNGALPGYSSYFSYVPAEDITIIVFSNTGNVQEADQIGGMILHNIVKVPTFPFKVPKDLNYASIAVPKDSMTLLTGTFHLRRQLKGGNKGPASFALYKRTIRVFIENDQLMIQQLGELPSPLLKQKDGSYRIVGALPQASLRFVFDNGKIKSIVREYDGQPVEEVGERIGDADARTFHKSLID, from the coding sequence ATGAAACCTTTCCTTTGTTTCCTGGCACTCCTATGTGCCTATGTTTCCAACTACGCACAAATCACCAAAGACAATGTAGACAGTCTCGTAAAAGCTGCCGTAGATAGTGTACGTATTGCAGGCGCAACAGTCCTGGTAGCAAAAGGTGATGAGATCATCCACCATAAAGGTTATGGTTATGCGCATATTGGTTTTAAAGTGCCGGCGACAACTGATACCCGATACTTTATCGTTGGTCCAAACGGTACCCTACTTGCTGGTATCGTGATGCATTATGTTGAACAAAAGAAGTTCAGTCTGGATGATAAGGTGCTCCGCTACCTGCCAAAGCTCCCATCCGCTTATGAAGCTATTACCATAAGGCATCTCCTGACCTGTACTTCCGGGATTCCCGACTACCATTACCTTGGCGACAGGTATGATGGTAGCCTGGGCCAGCCCCATACCACCGACGAAGTAATGGCACGGTTCATCGACCTGCCGCTCTCCCACCCACCCGGCACCAGGTTTGAATGGTCCATTTCCAACTTCCTGATCCTGACCATGCTGCTGGAAGAAGTTGCTGGGAAGCCCTATCGTGACATACTGAAAGAGTTTATTGCCCCGTTGAAGATCAACTCCACTGCGGTGATAGACCCGGTCAAAAGCATTGATCATTTCGCACCGGGATACATGTACCAACTGGAAAGACAAGAGCTCTACCCTGCCTACCAAAGCGTTCTTAACTATGATCCTTCCCTGAGGATCTATAGTACGGCGGGCGACTGGTTTGAAATGTGGAAAGGATTAAAAAACGCCAGGCTCATCAGCAAGGAAAGCTTCGCCCTGATGACCAGTAAGGAAGAAGCAAAAAGAAACAAGAATATCCGTTTTGGATACCTTATCCTGCTATCAGAGTTTAGTGGAAAAGACATCTACCATTTTAACGGCGCCCTGCCCGGCTACAGCAGTTATTTTAGCTATGTGCCCGCAGAGGATATTACCATCATTGTATTCTCCAACACAGGAAATGTTCAGGAGGCAGACCAGATTGGCGGTATGATCCTGCACAATATTGTTAAGGTACCGACCTTCCCATTCAAGGTCCCGAAAGACCTCAACTATGCATCCATCGCGGTGCCGAAAGATTCAATGACACTTTTAACAGGCACATTTCATTTAAGGCGCCAGTTGAAAGGGGGCAATAAAGGGCCGGCTTCGTTTGCATTATACAAGAGAACGATAAGGGTATTTATTGAGAATGATCAATTGATGATTCAGCAATTGGGCGAATTGCCCAGCCCATTATTGAAACAAAAGGACGGTAGTTATCGTATCGTAGGAGCCTTGCCCCAGGCAAGCCTAAGATTTGTATTTGACAATGGGAAAATAAAAAGTATCGTGAGGGAGTATGATGGCCAGCCCGTAGAAGAGGTTGGGGAAAGGATCGGCGATGCTGATGCAAGGACCTTTCACAAAAGCCTGATAGATTAA
- a CDS encoding serine hydrolase: MKPFLTFLLATFAWQLPAQDFNPSLLDSFMQAKTAIHHFNGNVLIAREGKVLYKKSFGYSDLATKKPLDEQTMFELGSISKQFTAMGILLLQQDKKLSLQDTLRKFFPELPYSNITLQHLLTHTSGLPPYEPLMEAKWDHSKIAFNLDLIRLLAAEKPAVLFQPGKRYRYSNTGYVLLASIIEKVTGKPFAEFMQEKIFSPLQMTRTRIYNTRRSGETIPNYAYGYQWSDSLKRYLLPDSIPEASFVYYMDGLQGDGVVNSTTGDLLKWDRALKQDKLLKPELQQQMLSPQAIIDSIQNMYYGYGLRIDSSRFGHRYHHGGSWPGYFNYYTHYIPSDVTIIVLSNNGYYSEGLSQQLMSLVNEEAVAFPYIPKEVKLDPALLDRYVGSYLNQGRMRINVFRKGDQLYVKRNKDILLRPESDRLFFLDIRDDQKLEFAFDENGKVAKAWFEWQGQRFELRK; the protein is encoded by the coding sequence ATGAAGCCCTTCCTGACATTTCTGTTAGCCACATTTGCCTGGCAATTACCGGCACAGGATTTTAATCCTTCACTACTAGATAGCTTCATGCAGGCAAAGACAGCCATTCATCATTTCAATGGAAACGTATTGATTGCGAGGGAAGGTAAAGTGCTGTACAAAAAATCATTTGGATACAGCGACCTGGCCACCAAAAAACCTTTGGATGAGCAAACTATGTTTGAACTGGGGTCGATTTCCAAGCAATTTACGGCCATGGGCATCCTGCTATTGCAACAAGACAAGAAACTATCCCTGCAGGACACACTTAGGAAGTTTTTCCCTGAACTTCCCTATTCCAACATTACCCTTCAGCATTTACTCACCCACACTTCCGGACTGCCTCCCTATGAACCATTGATGGAAGCAAAATGGGATCATTCTAAAATTGCCTTCAACCTAGATCTGATCCGCTTACTTGCTGCTGAAAAACCAGCCGTGCTATTCCAGCCCGGTAAGCGATACAGGTATAGCAATACGGGATACGTATTGCTGGCTTCCATCATTGAAAAAGTCACAGGGAAACCTTTTGCCGAATTTATGCAGGAAAAGATCTTCTCACCGTTGCAAATGACGAGAACAAGGATCTACAATACCAGGCGTTCGGGGGAAACGATCCCCAATTATGCTTACGGTTATCAATGGTCAGATAGCCTTAAAAGATATCTGCTGCCCGACAGCATACCGGAAGCAAGTTTTGTGTATTATATGGATGGTCTTCAGGGTGATGGGGTAGTCAATTCAACCACTGGCGACCTGTTAAAATGGGACCGGGCCTTGAAGCAGGATAAACTGCTGAAGCCTGAACTCCAGCAACAAATGCTTTCCCCGCAAGCCATTATAGACTCCATACAAAACATGTATTATGGCTATGGCCTCAGGATTGACTCTTCCCGTTTTGGCCACCGCTATCACCATGGAGGCTCATGGCCGGGATACTTCAACTATTATACCCATTACATTCCTTCAGATGTCACCATAATTGTACTGTCGAATAATGGATACTATTCCGAAGGCCTTTCACAACAACTAATGTCCTTGGTAAATGAGGAAGCAGTAGCCTTTCCTTATATCCCCAAAGAGGTAAAACTGGATCCTGCCCTTCTGGATCGCTATGTAGGCTCCTATTTAAATCAAGGCCGCATGAGGATCAACGTTTTTCGAAAAGGTGACCAACTATACGTAAAACGCAACAAGGATATACTGCTAAGGCCCGAATCCGACCGTCTCTTTTTCCTGGATATCCGTGATGACCAAAAATTGGAGTTCGCATTCGATGAAAATGGCAAGGTAGCCAAAGCTTGGTTTGAATGGCAGGGACAGCGCTTTGAACTTAGGAAGTAA